The Gossypium arboreum isolate Shixiya-1 chromosome 4, ASM2569848v2, whole genome shotgun sequence DNA segment ACTTTCCGAAGCCATGGCCTAGTCATGGTCTTATACGAGTCATAtattatatcgatgccatatcttggatgtggtcttacacgggagCACTTATCACTTTtctccgatgccatagcccagctatggtcttatatggaTCACTTGTATCACTTTAATCCGAAGCCATAACCCAGCTATGATCTTATACGaaaatcacttatcacttgtttttcgatgccatagcccagctatggtcttatacggatatAGCTTATCTCTTGTTACCATGGTCCAAGCATGGTCTTTTTCTGTAAATTCATCGTTTTTCACTGGACAGAAGTACTCAATCCGATGTTtcattcaatttgatcatttcctCAATTTCATGTTTTTACATTGTTCATGGTTTTATCATAATCATATAGTATAACTcattataaaattcataaaaataacaatgatcactaaaatttagccacatGAACTTACCTAGGCTAATTTGCAATAGTTGTAGAAGTTCGAGAAAATTATTCGACTATTTTCTCCTTTTCCACGATTCAAttcaatttcttgatctataattgcaaaatcattcataaattagcattcatttcaattttattttatctcacaatttataccctttaattcttaaaattacacttttaccctaaatttcACAATTTTCAGAATTTGGTCCCTGACCAATTAACTCATCAATAGAACCTTTTCTTCTCAATTAAAACTTTCCTTAGACATTTTAAATTACTTTAAAATCATTGAAATttataatttccacataaaaccctaatttcaagcTCTTTTACATTTAGGTCCCTAAATATTCACTTTCTAtataattctttcaataaaatcagcatataaacaaatttaagctttaattccatgctaaatcagcATAAAATTCCAGTACTTAgtcatggaaactttcaaaatcaaccatgaaatcaaaaactaattaaTTAGATGATAGGACGTAGTTGTAAAAgtcccaaaaacacaaaaaaaaatttgaagaaataataaagatttgaacttgcagtaaaaatatgaaagaccaGCTCTAAGGTTTCTTCAATGGCTACTTTTAGCTGAAGAGGatgaagaaaattgaagaaaTCTTTAGATTTCCAATTACATCCCATTTttaactattcaatttttacttgttttccaattttacccctagTTCACACCTAATTTCAATATTTCCTGCACACACATGCTATCCAGCCCAATAATTggtgtttaattgcctatttagtcctcctttaattattactcgagttatttaatcacatttcacaattttacacttaattcaatttagtcctttttacccaattgactaccgaaaccttaaaatttcctgatgaaactttaatactaacttactaacactccataaatatttataaaaatatttatggctcggtttaatagtatgaggtctcgatacctcgttttcacttccaaattatttagtatttattataaaatactaTTCGCTATTTCAATCATTTTCTTAACTTCACATCTaacttattttcattaaattaataatattttctactcattttttggatttagtgatctcgaattactgttccgacaccactggaatttgggccgttacaactctcctcctttaggaaatttcgtcctcgaaatttcataCCTGGGAATAAGTGTGGATGTTAAGATTTCATTAATTCCTCCGTTTCCCAGGTGGCCTCCTTTGACCCATGACGAttccacaatactttaactaacggtacccatttatttcttaattctttaatcTCCAGTACTAAATTTTTCACTGGTTCCTCAGAATAAGTCATATTCGATTAAAGCTCTATCTTCGTATGAggaattacatgtgatggatctgatctGTACAgtcttagcatagacacatgaaacacatcatgaatatttTCAAGTTCCGGAGGCAAAGTCAATCTGTATGCTACCGGACAGATTCTTTCAGTGATTTTGTATagcccgataaatcgtggactcagttttcccttTTTGCCGAACcgcaaaactttcttccacggtgacacttttaaaaatactcagTCGCCCACATTAAACTCTCATCTCATCTTTTTAAATATGCATAtaacttctgacgatcggaagtAGCTTTTAATCTGTCTCGTATAATAcaaactttttcttttgtttctcgaatcaaatctaCTCCCACTAActttgattcactcaattcagtccaatacaatggagttttaCATTTCCTTCCATATAAAGCTTCAAACGGGGTCATTTTGATACTagtctgataactattgttataagcaaatttagctaaaggtaaatacctttcccagctgCCGCCCAATTCAAGTACACAGCACCTCAACATATCTTATAATATCTGAATTACCTGTTCTGATTGCCCATCTATTTGGGGATGAAAAGTTGTGCTGAAGTTTAACCTGGTGCCTAAAGCTTCTCATAATTTACCCCAAAATCTTgaggtaaacctcgaatctcaaTTAGAAATAGTAGATgtcggcaccccatgtaatctcactatCTCTAAAACATATATTTCTACCAACTTTTCAATTGGATAGTTTGCCCTGACTGGAATAAAATGTGCTGATTTAGTTAACTGATTAACAATCACCCatattgaatttttctttttcggTGTTGCCGGTAACtcggacacaaaatccatcgtgacatgttcccatttccattccagaaTCATAATGGGTTGCAATAAACCGGTTTGCACGATGTTCACTTTCACTGATGATCGACGGTTTGCTACATATTCACAAATTTCCTGTTTCATACtgggccaccaatacattttcttcaaatcgcaatacattttcgtactacccgggtgaatagAACATATGCTACTATGAGCTTCTGATAAAATATCATTATTCAAATTTGGATTATTTGGAACATAAATTCTATTTCGATAGTATAACATACCACTATCATCCATGGAATACTCCAAGCTCAACTTATCCAAGACCATTTGTAATTTCAACACTAATTTCGGGCCTTCATCTTGCAACTCCGTctttgaataaataaatatatcatcaataaacacaaccacgaaTCTATCCAAATAGGGTTggaagatccaattcattaagtccataaatgcagcaggggcattggttaatccaaatggcattaccaaaaattcataatgtctataccgagttcaaaaagcagtcttcggcacatcgcactcttttactttcaaTTGATAATACCTGGATTGGAGTTCTATCTTTTAAAATACTGCTACACCTTTCAACTGataaaataaatcatcaatatgaGGCAGGGGATACATATTCTTTACCGTTACTTTATTCAACTGCctgtaatcaatacataaccttaaagaaccatctttcttcttcacaaataaaacAGATGCTCCCCAAGGTGACATACTCAGCCTGATGAATCCTTTATCTAACAACTCTTAtaactgtgtcttcaactcttttaattcagctGGGGCCATTCTATACAGTGTCACTGAAATAGGAGCTATTCTCGGGATCACATCTatcccaaattctacttctctatcaGGTGGTAAACCTGGCAACTCCTTAGGAAACACATCGGGGAATTCATTAACTACCGACATTTGTTCTAACTTTGAATTGGAACCcagagtatcaagaatataggccAAGAATGCCTCGTTTCCTTTACGTAACAATCTCTGAGCAGAGAAGGCTGAAATAATACTAACAGTATCATCCAAATTTTCAGACCCAACTGAAATCATATCCCTTGTTTGGCATTTCAAACTGATCTGTATTTAACGACAGTTCACTATTGTATCATGCTtcattaaccaatccattcctaaaataatatcaaattcctgAAAGGGTAGCAACATCGAATCAATAGGGAACTCACATCCCTTTATTCTCCGTGGACAAttacgacatattaaattaactatcACACACTGGACTAAGGGATTAGTAACTTGAACATCGAAATCAGTAGGCTCAACAGATAAAttcttttcagatgctaacaTGGTGCAAATATGTGTAGACCCAGGGTCTACTAATGCATACACAGTATCATCATAAAGATAAAAAGTACCAGCAATTACATCCAGAGCTGTCGCTTCTTCTCTCGCTCGAATAGTGTAGGTACGTGCAGGTGTTCTAACATCTGATCGACTAGCTGATTCTCTCATACCCGAACGGATAGCCCCTGTAGCACTACTCTGCCCCGAACGTTTACTTCGTTGAAGAGtaactttttgtttctctttctATTCTACTTTATCTCTTTGTAGTTGGGGACAATCTTGAATGAAATAAACAGTAGATCCACACCTATAACAAGCTCTTGTCTTGCTCCGGCACTCACCAAGGTAATTTCTTCCACAATACTAACACTTAGGTCGAAGGGCATTTTGAACTCTACTCATACTAGCTACAAGTATATCAAATGTCCTGGAATCAAATTGTCTTGATCTACTCTTTCCCGATATTTTCGGCATTGAAGTGGCCCGACTAAATTCTTCTCTGGATTTCTTCACTGGTAAAGCCGAAAATGACTTGGATGCACCTCTTTTAAATGATTCTTTGCTCTTTTTATCTCGTTGCATCTTTCGATTATACACTTCCTCAAGTTTCTGAGCATAATCTGATAAAACAACAAACTTTCGTAATTCATTACCTCCTATCATCATTCTAATATcatcattcaacccttcttcaaatctgataCACATTTCCTCCTCTATAGGCATAATATCCCGGACATATTTACTAagttaaacaaattctctttcatattcagctgATGATTTACTTCCCTGTCGTAGATCTAGAAATTCTCGCTTTTTTTATCCAGATACAGTTTGCCCACATATTTATTTTTGAACTCATTTTGAAAGAATTCTCACGTGATTTTCTCTATTGGTACCACTGCCTCGAttgtttcccaccaattatactCTTCTTCTTTCAGTAGCGACACAGCACATCTCAAATAATCATCTGGTGAATAtgccatttctttaaaaaaactTATCAAACTCTGTAACCAATATTTTGCTTTAACCGGATCATCATCTGATCTTCCCCGGAATTCTTCAGCTCTGAGTTTTCTGAGCTTTTCCAACGGAGTACATTTACTAGATTCAGTTGTCGAAGGAGGTGGAGGGACAACCGGGGGCACTACGGATGGTGCAGTAGGGGGAGAGGGTTGTCGAGCCGAGTTTCTTTCTTACATTGTTTCATTGTACCATTGATTCATAATTCCATAAATTATATCTTTAAGTTCTCGTTCCCTCATCAAAGAAATCGAAACTTCACTACTGGTCCCATGTTCAGAAGTCTGTAATCTACTATTTACTTCTTCTTCTTGTTCTATACGTTCTAGTTTATCTGATATCTTTATAATTAAGAGTTATCTATAAAAATAACAGGagttagatcggatcatacacatcacactatcacaaatttatatggcatgtatttctaatcACTTTACATAACACGATCAttttgagaatcgactaaatctagatctgatactactaaatgtaacacccctaacccgtatacgtcactggaatagggttacgaggcatcaTCGAACTAATACTTTAGCATTtgtacaaaatcgagtcataaatttgcattccaaatcaaaatttttcaaatttcaccataaggaccctaatatgggcttacgtggcccaatacatgctttagaagtgatttAGAACTAAACTGGTAACTTtggaaaacattaaaaaaaattcttgaagttaggggcacatgctcgtgtggctagcccgtgtgtctcccatggccgtgtggccagcccgtgggtaattctgacttgcaatttcttgAGCATCAAAGgggcacatggcctgggcacacgcccatgtggctaggctgtgtggtaaactaatttttcaccatttttaagccatttttacACGATTTTAACGCACGGCCATGCTAaaaacccgtgtccttcacacgactaagacacacgccgTGACTTTAGcccgtgtactatcctgacttcatatttaaggatgtaggggacacacggtcaaatCACATGCCCGTGGgcttaccgtgtgtcacacacggcctagatacaagctagtgtgtctaaccatgtggacaaaaataggccattttaggccacttttctcaccctttcaTCCATTACCTACACTTAAACACAATTATATACAAATTACAACCAACCAACCAACCAATTTATGCCCATAATACGCATTTTATATTAACACACTACTATTTAACCATTAAACTAAGTTTCATACACATATGTCAACCCTTTTACATACTTTAACCATCTATAACTTTATCCAACCAaatacttatacatgccatataaatcaaaagatATTATCCCAAAAGCTACCGGAGAACGTCTGGATGGTGTGATTCTTGGTGATGATCCGATCGTCCGTCTCCACATTAATCTACAAGACATAACATTCACATTCAAGTAAGCttgtgaaagcttagtaagttcataggcttaGAACGTAAACTTACCAAATATGGTAAAACATTCGTATATTATACAATTCACTAATTTTTCCTATCATTCACAAACCAAGTCAATTTCACTTAATATTATTCACACTTAAACTtcattcttttgggcccatttatCGCTTATCATTTCTTTTCAAATTAAGAAACTATACAGAATTGAGTACTTCatttcactttgccatagtaaaactatggacttgcacatGATCATGTTTCGCTTTCCGAAGCCATGGCCCAGTCATGGTCTTATACGAATCATatatcataccgatgccatatcccggatacaGTCTTACACGGGAGCACTTATCACTTTTctctgatgccatagcccagctatggtcttatacggatcaCTTGTATCACTTTAATCTGAAGCCATAGCCTggccatggtcttatacgggaatcacttatcacttgtttttCGATGCCATAGCCTagttatggtcttatacggatatcacttatcacttgttgccatagtccaaccatggtcttttccatcAATTCATCGTTTGCCACTGGACAGAAGTACTCAATCTGATGTTTCATTCAATTTGATCacttcctcaatttcatatttttacattgttCATGGTTTTATCATAATTGTATAGTATAACTcattataaaattcataaaaataacaatgatcactaaaatttagccacatgaacttacctgggctaatttACAATAGTTGTAGAAGTTCGAGAAAATTATTCGACTATTTTCTCCTTTTCCACAATTCACttcaatttcttgatctataattgcaAAATCATTCATTAATTagcattcatttcaattttattttatctcaCAATATATACCATTTAATTCTTGAAATTACAATTTATACCCTTTATTAGGTGTTACAAAGTTCcaagttcaattggttagtcaatttagtcctttttttcttgtaatttttatgtttttaatattgttacaattaggtccaactaaacATCAcctttgttttttattttgttaaagattttggatgtttccattgatgaatctatatgatttttgatgttaaatgatgaatttgagatattaGTTGTTAATTAAAAGTAttctgttaagtgattttgatgaattttttattaaggattaatttgttaagatagtaaaaatacaagggtTTGTTATGAAATTATTGCAAAAATGGGTTGTATTGAATgccatgaatattcagctagcatgattttgcattaaaaatggttaattttcatgttttgggtttagggactaaattgaataaaagtaaaacttaagggaaaattttgtaaaaatgtcaaaaaatgaccaaattgtatgaaataaattattttgtcatataaattaacatattgaatgaaattattaatttaaatcaaGATTAAATGGAAAATctaagaaaatagaaaatttctaaaatacccctgaactttggtatttctgcaatttaaccaggtaagttcgtgtaattaaattgtatattcatatgttttgaattgaatgttgtgtatgtgaGTTGTGTAATTTCCATATATGAAAATTGGTCACATATTTGATAATGCCCGACAAGTATTAAGTCAcgtttgaataaataaaattcGATAGATATAGGGTTCCGAactggttgtggtcctgcatatgttgcggacacaccacaacTCGAAAGAGCGTCCTattattagctctcatgagcatcCCAATATATGGCTctctcgagcttcccgttatatggttcttgtgAGCTTCCTGTTAATAGCTCTTCAGAGCATCCCGATTGGTTGTGATTCTGCATGGGTTGTAGACACACCACAACTtttatgagcatcctgatatatggctcttcgtgagcttcctgattaaaggctctttgtaagcttcctgattaatggctctcTAGAGCTTCCCGATATTGGCTCGCTTGAAATTCtcgatatatggctatccggagcttcTTGATTAATGGCTCTTCGGAGCTACCCATTATTGGCTTGCATGAAATTCCTTATTATGGCTTTATAAACTTCCCGTTATACAGCTGGATAAGCTTtctgttacatggctcatatgAGCTTCCTGTTTATGTGCTCGTTTGAGCATtcccgaatatgaattgacgaattataGATTTGTAGACTTTGTGTGTACTACCCATGTATCTATCGatgttttaaatgattcaacgggcagaattctgacatgagaaaatatgagtACGAAATGAATTATTACTCGTATATACTTGAAATACATGAAACTGATATTACATGACATGTTGAAATATGAGATAGAAGATACATGTGCATGAAACTTGCCTGATGACTAAGTATATTAGTAATTACAAACTATTACTAGAATATATATGGATACAAAATACATGGAAATGGTGGTACATGGTaattgaaataaagaaaagaatgacatatatattcataaagaaacagtaagagaatgatatgcATCATGATATGTACATTTGTGAATATCTTTTagatgttgatacaaggaaattatgtaaattGAGACGAATAATAACCTCAAGTGTGACACGTAgagaaaataaatttatcaatgttGATTTATATGGAATATGTGAAAGTACgctaacaagtgttgttgttgatgcttatgCAAGTGCCgaactattgattgaatggtaatatgtttatttacatgatgcattgaaatggtaagtactcaaGAGAAAATATATAAGTGctcatgaaagagtggtaaggtttaaattgTGCAATTATTTATGAAACTACTTATCATGGGATTAATTCAAGAAAGGCTACGttaaatgcactaacttgtggCTATGGTTGAATATTATGCTTATGACTTGTGTGTTATGCACATGGAATAAGTGTGAAAAGTAAAGAAATGCAAATGAAGATAAAGAAATTTAGAAGAgtttaaagttgtttaacatCCTACTATACTAGGATAACATGTAAAAGTAATACTGTGGATTTATTCATCTTGTGAGTCGATGAATATAGGTTCATGAATATTGTAGTATCATTATTAGAttattcaaaatatgaataaatttcatatttgaaatgaattgatatgattaaagtttatac contains these protein-coding regions:
- the LOC108488157 gene encoding uncharacterized protein LOC108488157; translation: MPIEEEMCIRFEEGLNDDIRMMIGGNELRKFVVLSDYAQKLEEVYNRKMQRDKKSKESFKRGASKSFSALPVKKSREEFSRATSMPKISGKSRSRQFDSRTFDILSSATGAIRSGMRESASRSDVRTPARTYTIRAREEATALDVIAGTFYLYDDTVYALVDPGSTHICTMLASEKNLSVEPTDFDVQISLKCQTRDMISVGSENLDDTVSIISAFSAQRLLRKGNEAFLAYILDTLGSNSKLEQMSVVNEFPDVFPKELPGLPPDREVEFGIDVIPRIAPISVTLYRMAPAELKELKTQL